The window aaatttaacatTGTATAGGTGAGTATATTATAGCAAATCATTCTTCATGGTTGATGACCAATATAAAATTCTGATTCTATTCCAATGCTATGTCCCTGACATaatagctaattttaaaaatatttttatttgaagatggatacaatgaataaatttattttatttatttctgtttctatgtggtgttgaggatccaACCCgctgcctcacacctgctaggcaagtgctctaccactgaggcaaaCCCCagccaaaagctcatgttttagatgtcagaaggaatttttttctcccacttaCCTTGTATTTCAATGTGAATAATTTTGTAATAAGCTAATAGAATCTAATGGTATATTAATCAGTTTACCTGATGACTTAAGAAATGACATGGGTATAGTCACAGTGTAAACAGCCTTGTGTTCTATGTGGCTCTCCAGGGAATACTGGGAGCTGGCCATTCaccatcatacacacacacgcgTGTATGTCCATGCTCCTTAGGTTCACTGTGCTGTTCATTCTTTCCTAGTTATGTCGGTGTGATTTTATGATCATCTTCAAGTGTGCTCCATGGGATTTCAacatgaagaatgtcactgaagTAACTGTATTTGTGCTGAAGGGCTTCACTGACAGTCCTGAACTGcagattttcttcttcctcctgtttctaGCACTTTACCTGTTTACTCTCATGGGAAATTTAGGACTGATTGTCTTAGTCATTGTGGATTCCCGGCTGCACAACCCGATGTACTATTTTCTGGGTGTATTGTCTTCAATAGATGCCTGCTATTCCTCTGCTATCACTCCAAAGATGTTGGTGGACTTTTTGTCAAGGGAGAAAGCCATTTCATTTGGTGCATGTGCAGCCCAGATGTTCCTTGCTGTAACCTGTGGAACCACAGAGTGCTTTCTCTTGGCAGCCATGGCttatgatcgctatgtggccatctacAACCCACTTCTCTATTCAGTGAGCATGTCACCCAGGGTCTATGTGCTGCTCATGGTGGCTTCCTGTGTTGGTGGGATTCTGCATGCTATAACACACACGACTGCCACTTTCAGCCTGTCCTTCTGTGGATCCAATGTAATCAAACACATCTTCTGTGACATCCCTCTTCTCCTTGCCATTTCTTGTTCTGACACCCGCCCCAACCAGCTTCTGCTCTTCTACTTTGCTGGCTCCATTGAGATATGCACTATCCTAATCGTCCTGATCTCCTATGGTTTCATTCTGTTGGCAATTCTGAGAATCCACTCTgctgaagggaagaggaaagtcttttccacctgtggctcccacctAACTGCAGTGTCCATTTCTCATGGTACTGCTGTATTCATGTATGTGAGACCAACATCCAACTATGCTTTGGAGCACGACATGGTAGTGTCTATATTTTACACCATTGTTATTCCCATGCTGAATCCCCTCATCTACAGTTTGAGGAACAAGGATGTAAAAGAAGCAATGCAGAGTTTTTGGGCAAAATTAGTTTATCATTAAAGTATATCTTTCCctctaaaattatattgaaaaaatttgtGTGATAGGTATGTCAGTGTCAAGAGGATATAATGAAAGTGTGTATTTTAATGTGTTAGTGTATTTCTTGTTtgaagacatttgaaaataaagttcattgaTGATCTCCACTATGTTGTTTTACATGcagaaaaatttttaacatcCTTTTGCTTTTTACAATGTTCATACTGATATATGAATATGCATACATACCTATGAGCATCTATGCTGATACTAAGTGAAATGCTAAAAGATCCACACATGCTGGTGAATACTtacataatatttgttttaaaattctgggtATGTTACTTTAACCTCCATCTAGATCATATTTTAGGTTCTTATATTTGGAATTACAAATTATTGTTTAGTAATATCTGTCTGGCTTGACCCAACACCATTTaatacaaggaaaataattttgtgttcaTAATCCTAGGGTGTTTTGCATAGTCATTTGTACCTGATTCTAGTTCAAAGCAATCTGCTACATCCTTATGTCTATGCAGCACACTACTCAGCTTGTGGTTCAGACACCACAAGCAACTGGATCAAATTCCAGGGTTTCATCACTGGCCCCTGTTTTGagtgtgaattattttttctcttttttggtatcTTCGAAAACACTGTTTTAAGACTATTCTCTAATTCCTCACCAATTGCAGTTAAGTATACAtctgcatttttcaaaattacactTTCACACAAGAATAACTGAAGGAAAACACATTTCAGAGTCGTGTGCTACTGGTTAACAGATTTTGCTTTACCTAGGACTAAGCCCACATCCACCATTAGGAGACTCCCCACagttttgacttatttttcttttaactgctAATACTCTGTGAGTCTGTTGCAAATGCACCTCTTCCTTATTGTCATGTTCctggaagaaaagaacagaaaagaactctgGTAAACTCATATTTAACCCTCCTTCCAATATacctcattttatttgaaaatatgggCCTCAAATTTTAGTTTATATGATACTGTTTTTCCTTTCGTTATCACTACTTCtaattattttgtgaattaatttctccctcaagaccacatttatttattaattatagcaGAACAAAAtctttattatgtattatatgaAGGATACTTTCTAAATATGTaactaataaatttaaatgataacACAATGGTAAAACTACAGAGCATCTCATATACAATGTATTCCTACTTAATgcatttgaatttgttttcatctcttAGAGGGTTCTCCCTTGTTATACCACATGACTCATTCCTTCAAATGTCAAATCCAAATCATGGATATTGATTTCTATTATCTCCACATATCTAaagcatataattttttattgaacctgcatatacatgttttaaaattaagtatggGAGAGTTCCTTATacacaattcaaaattcaaaagatgaattttatGCTTTAAAGATTTCATCTGGATTATAGTAATCAATTACAAATATACTAAAAGTACAAATCATTATTTGAGAAATTAGATACATCTGTTGATTAAATACATAATTGACTAAGGAAATAATGAACAAGCATCCATATAGACAattcatggaaaaagaaactttttgtCTACAGTGTATGCATTTTAATAATGATTTGGAAACTgttaatgtaaaatgaaattagatactTTTATATGTACTTAAAATTGACAGTAATTAGAAAGATGGAAACTTCAAAGTAATTATGCAAAGTTGGACTAAAGGAACATTTCCTCTCTGCTTATGGAATGTAAAAGTAAGTTGTTTTGTGAACACAGTCTATTAATTTCTAGTATTTATATATTCAGGAATGGCAGAGAATATGATCCTGCTAGAAGAATTAAGATGGATGATTCCAAAATCAAACgaccaagtttaaaaaaataaatatgtagaataagaatttcagtagcatattatacaatttcacttaaaatatctATAATGTTAAAGTATGTTTTATAAATACACCAATGTATGGCTCACCAATGATAAATGCAAGAGAATGACAAATGGTAGACAGTGCTCACCTCAGACCACAGAACAAAACTGACAGGTTAAAAATCATGATTAATAGGAAGAGGAAATATGTCCAATagtttcaattttgaaaaatgtgatttttatggtAAAAATGAAGACTGATTAAggtaagccaggtatggtggcctTGTGTATTATCCCAGCAatgtaggaggctgaggcaagattgAGCttaaggtcagcctaggcaacttagggagattctgcctccaaataaacaaaataaaataaaataaaaatgagctatggatatagctcaatggtaaagcacagTTAGATTCAATCATATACactgatgaaagaagaaaaagaaaggaagaagaaggaagtaagaaggaaggaaggaggaaggaaggaaggaagagggagggagggaggaaaacagatgaggaagagggaaggaggaaggggagtagagaggaggaagagggaaggagggggaggaaggaagaaagaaaaaggacaaagatgAACATATAAAGTAGGTTTTGCTCTGACCTAATAttcattaagaaaagaaagcatgttttGACTTAAGAAAAACGTATagtaatattgttaatatttgtCAGAAATTTAAGGTTACCATGATCCTGGTagttaattacatatatttttaagttatataattTGCAGATACAAACACTTTTCAGTACCCCAAATTCAAATCTTCAGTAAAGCAAAATCTATGGCAAACTGAGAAGACATTCATTGTATTgataaaatatacacaatttattATTAAGAATGCATACAAATTATATGGGCAAAAAGCAAAATTAGGCTTGTTactaaataagatacaaataacaaaagtataaaattatatgcAATTAAAAAAGACCTCATCATGATAAATTTCACAGGCCACAAAACTAGCTATTTTAAAGGACCAGTTTAGTGGCAATTCTTACATTAAGAGTGCCACACAACCACCACCTCTATCTAGTGCACCAAGGATTCCATCATTACAACATTCCCACTAAGCAATTTCCCCATCCTCACTTCTTTCCACCCCagtaatattttttccatctctttgaATCGTACATTTCATGTAAAGGATTCACAGTAAAGATGATCATTGTTGCCCACGTACTTTGAATTAGTACATGATCATCAAGATTCTTATCTTTAGTAGAATGTATTGACACTTAATGacttatataaaaaaaagtttggtgTGCTTAACATGAGTGACACCCTCTCAATATTTTCAACTCTGTCAATACAATACTGTTAATTATAGCAATGATGTTTTTCATCAAATCTCTAGAACTCTTCTATTTTACATAATTGAGACTTTGAAGTTTACCTATTAGCAACCATTCATTTTTCCCAGTCCTCAGTTCTTTGCAACTAATTAcagattttctgatttaataaggttgaatattttaaatatctcatGTAAGGCAGATTATGCAGTGTTTCAGCGAGTGgcttatttaatttacataatgttctccaggttcatccttGTTGTCATAGATTACAGGGTGTAATTCTTAAGGTTGAAATAATATTACCTCTTTTCTATATactattttcaatttattcatgTAACAATGAATGGATAATTAAGTTGCTTGCATATATTGGTTATTTAGAAAAATGCTGCAATGAAAATAAGAATCTAAAGTCTCGTTGAGATCTTATTACCTACACTTTTGATAAAACCTATAAGTGAGatttaattgtaaaataaatatgtaagtaaataattaaatgaatacagAAGTAAAGTCATAGTCAATTATAAATTGTTTCTGATTATTAGTGAATAACCTCCAGGCATTTCATTAAGCTCTCAAATGCTTTAAATATAATGAACAAATTACTTTGGCATCTCCTCAGGGagattattagaaattaaaaaaaataaaataaaaaagcacaaatTGCTCTCAAAATCCCATGTTCAGgaacacatttgaaaatcaaGAGAGAGGTTTCATTGCAGGTAATAAAGACAGAGGTTTAGGTGGTGCCATGTGTTACCAGAACTTACAGGAATTGTCATATTTTGCTATGGATTTGCCATGTAACTAAGTGGCCATTTTTGATTCTGTGCTTTCTACAACTGCTTAACAGCTGCAGAAATagaacctgtttttttttttccttcatagtaatttatgaatattttatctaTACTCTCATAAGCATTTTTGAAACACACATAATGTGCGTTTTCACAAAAGAAttgatttcatataaatataattttatatttaatggaGATCAAAACTCAGAGGAGATACAGATTAAATAAAGGGGCATAACCTCTTTATTTGCAAAACTTGAGACTCAATGGTGTCTTTGCAAATAGTAAGTCTAGACACTTTTGTTGATACCACAGAAAGTAGTTGAACATTTAGTGATAGTgcagataaatgtataaatgtgatCCATTCCGGATGTCCTGATGAGGAAATGAAGTGTCCTCCTCACACTGAGGTTTGCACAGCATTATTTAAGTATCAGGATACTTTATGTATCTGCTGTTAAAGTGATGataaaatgttattc of the Sciurus carolinensis chromosome 11, mSciCar1.2, whole genome shotgun sequence genome contains:
- the LOC124960169 gene encoding olfactory receptor 1086-like produces the protein MIIFKCAPWDFNMKNVTEVTVFVLKGFTDSPELQIFFFLLFLALYLFTLMGNLGLIVLVIVDSRLHNPMYYFLGVLSSIDACYSSAITPKMLVDFLSREKAISFGACAAQMFLAVTCGTTECFLLAAMAYDRYVAIYNPLLYSVSMSPRVYVLLMVASCVGGILHAITHTTATFSLSFCGSNVIKHIFCDIPLLLAISCSDTRPNQLLLFYFAGSIEICTILIVLISYGFILLAILRIHSAEGKRKVFSTCGSHLTAVSISHGTAVFMYVRPTSNYALEHDMVVSIFYTIVIPMLNPLIYSLRNKDVKEAMQSFWAKLVYH